Proteins encoded in a region of the Vicia villosa cultivar HV-30 ecotype Madison, WI linkage group LG5, Vvil1.0, whole genome shotgun sequence genome:
- the LOC131604340 gene encoding uncharacterized protein LOC131604340 yields MLRAQINGFRQKDNEFLFEAWERYKDMLRLCPHNGLEEWLIIHTFYNGLLYNTRLTIDAAAGGTLMDKAYADAYALIESMAQNHYNWGSERAQSEKTSGEKSSTKSGMYEISSLNRVNAKVDALTQKIENLTVAPVDAVAAVSPNCEICGMSGHAAPECHLLAGVSPEPVNYAQGNPYSNTYNPGWKNHPKFSYKNNNALYAPGQAPSVPPGYQKAPFDTSNVPRKSNLELMMENFIATQTQTNKDFINQNMHTNEQIKQLATKVDALATHNKMLETQISQVAQQQAPIVAPAGTFPGQPQPNPKGHAHAIILRSGREMHEPTDPRLKNPAIFQSPSKTTEEESRPKDKPSNPKEKEDKEGETEEKEVPYIPPPHYKPPIPYPQRLEKSKNIGKFKKFVELLKQLNITIPFTEAITQMPSYAKFLKEILLNKKKLEDNETVTLTAECSAIIQNKMPSKLKDPGSFSIPSNIGKFVIDKALCDLRASISLMPLSICEKLNMGDLRPTKMLVQLIDRSVKYPVGVLENLPVRIGQFYIPTNFIIMDIKEDVNIPIILGRPFLATAGAIIDVKKGKLTFEVGEEKVEFILTQFLQAPTIEDTCYLVDVIDECVREI; encoded by the coding sequence ATGCTAAGAGCCCAGATCAATGGGTTTAGACAAAAAGACAACGAGTTTTTATTCGAAGCGTGGGAGAGATACAAAGACATGCTTAGACTCTGTCCACATAACGGATTAGAAGAATGGTTAATTATCCATACCTTCTACAATGGTCTCCTCTACAATACGAGACTTACAATTGACGCCGCCGCAGGTGGCACACTGATGGATAAAGCGTATGCTGATGCCTATGCACTTATCGAGAGTATGGCTCAGAATCATTATAATTGGGGAAGCGAGAGAGCTCAATCAGAGAAAACTTCTGGAGAGAAATCTTCAACGAAGAGTGGTATGTATGAGATAAGTAGCCTCAACCGCGTTAACGCCAAAGTCGATGCCCTAACTCAGAAGATCGAAAACCTCACTGTAGCACCGGTAGACGCCGTGGCTGCTGTTTCCCCAAATTGCGAAATATGCGGAATGTCTGGACATGCTGCCCCCGAGTGCCATCTTTTGGCAGGAGTTTCCCCTGAaccagtaaactatgctcaaggaaacccctaCTCAAACACATATAACCcaggatggaagaatcatccTAAATTCTCGTACAAGAACAATAATGCATTGTACGCACCTGGTCAAGCACCCAGTGTACCACCTGGATATCAAAAGGCACCCTTCGATACTTCTAACGTCCCTAGGAAGTCTAACTTAGAATTAATGATGGAAAATTTCATAGCCACTCAAACTCAGACTAATAAGGACTTCATAAACCAGAACATGCACACTAATGAGCAAATCAAACAGTTAGCGACTAAAGTAGACGCGTTGGCCACTCACAACAAGATGCTTGAGACACAAATCTCTCAAGTGgcacaacaacaagcacctattGTTGCACCTGCTGGGACATTTCCAGGACAACCACAACCAAACCCAAAAGGACATGCTCATGCTATTATTCTACGAAGTGGTAGAGAAATGCACGAACCGACTGACCCTAGACTTAAAAACCCTGCTATTTTCCAAAGCCCAAGTAAGACAACTGAGGAGGAAAGTAGACCCAAGGATAAACCAAGTAACCCGAAAGAGAAAGAGGACAAAGAAGGCGAGACGGAGGAAAAAGAAGTGCCATACATACCTCCGCCACATTATAAACCACCTATCCCGTACCCTCAAAGACTCGAGAAGTCTAAAAACATAGGGAAGTTTAAGAAATTTGTCGAACTtcttaaacaattaaatattacaATTCCGTTTACGGAAGCCATTACCCAAATGCCCTCATATGCTAAgttcctaaaagaaatcctattgaataagaagaaattagaagaCAACGAGACCGTAACACTCACTGCCGAATGTAGTgccataattcaaaataaaatgccaTCTAAGCTGAAAGACCCAGGAAGTTTCTCCATACCTAGCAATATAGGAAAATTTGTCATAGACAAAGCTCTATGCGACTTAAGAGCTAGTATTAGCCTAATGCCTTTGTCTATTTGTGAGAAACTAAACATGGGAGACCTAAGACCAACAAAGATGTTAGTACAACTTATAGACCGATCTGTCAAGTATCCTGTAGGTGTTCTTGAAAACTTACCCGTCCGCATCGGACAATTCTACATCCCTACGAATTTCATAATTATGGACATAAAGGAAGACGTCAATATTCCTATAATCCTAGGAAGACCTTTTCTAGCTACCGCTGGAGCCATTATAGACGTAAAGAAAGGCAAGTTGACATTCGAAGTAGGTGAGGAGAAGGTCGAGTTTATCTTAACACAATTCCTTCAAGCCCCAACTATAGAAGACACATGTTACCTGGTGGATGTTATTGATGAATGTGTAAGAGAGATATGA